The segment GGCAGGGCCGTGCCCACTGGTTCAGCTGTGTTCCCTGAGACCGCTGGGGCTCACTGACCCGAGGGCTGCACTGGGGGGCTCTGGTGGGAGCCGGGGCCATGGCTGCTCCCCTTGTGCTgtagccctgcgcagagcccttTCAACAACTTTTCCTTAACTTTTATTTGATTTGTATCTTGGGGTTGGTTCCTAATAAAGCCGAGGCTCTGAACAGCGGGCTGTGCGGTGCCGTTTCTCGGGCGTTGTGCTACCGTTCATGGCCGCGGTGGAGCGGCAGCGCTGCTACCGGGTCCCGAAGGCGActcccggggggcggggcctcgagGGGTTGTCAGGGTCCCCGTCCCCATGAGTCCCGCCCCTGCCGTTTGTCCCGCGATCCGCCCGCTATGTGTCCTGCTGCGCCTCTATTGGCTGGGAGGGTTCGGCTTCTGCCAATCACCGCGGGGGGGATGCCGGAAGTGTCCTGCCACGTGTAGGGTTGAGCTGATGGCGGCTCCGCTGCGCGTGAGCGGCCGGCTGGTTCCCGTGGCGGCGGGAGGAGCGGggacccggcggggcgggggcggcggggccgggacacGGGATGGGATGTGGGCACGGGAGGCGGGCGGGGCGCCGGTGTGGGGTGTGATGCCGGTGTGGGTACGGGGGGCGGCGTGCCGGGGCGGGGTGCCGGTGAGGGGTGCGGGCGGGACGGGGTACCGGCGCTGGCGTGCCGGTGCGACGCTGCTGACGATCTCTCGCAGGGGCGGCTGCGGGTGCTGGCGGCAGCGCTGGGGGGCTGCGGGCTGCTGCTGGGCTCGGCGCTGGCGGCGGGTGACGAGCGGCTCTACGCGGCGGCGGTGATGCCCGCACTCCGCGCCCTCCCCCCCGAGGCTGCCCACGGGCTGGCCCTGCGCGCTGCCGCCCTTGGGCTGCTGCCCCCCGCCCGGACCGACGGCCCCGCGCTGGTGCGACTCTGTGAGAAGAGCGGGGACGAGGGGCGGGCAGGAGCCGAGGGCCAGCCAGGGCGTGCGGGTGGCCGGGGGACCGCAGGGCCGGGGGTGGGCAGGTGGCGGGGCCCCATGGTGGCTCGGGACCCGCGGCGGTCGGTGGGGGGTGACGAGCTCTGCCCGCGGGCAGGAGCTGCGAGTCCCCGGGCAGGCCCCTGGTGACACCAAGCGAGGGGAATGGAGAGGAGGGGGCCGGGCTtgagctgctggtgcaggtgggctCTGGCTCTCGGTGACCCAGCCCTGGCCCGGCAGGAGGTGCGAGTACTCGGGCAGCGGTTCCGCAACCCGGTGGGCCTGGCCGCTGGCTTTGACAAGCAGGGCGAGGCTGTGGATGGGCTGTACAAGATGGGCTTTGGCTTTGTGGAAGTGGGGACTgtcacaccccagccccaggagGGGAATGCCAGACCCAGAGTCTTCCGGCTGGTGGAGGATGAGGCCGTCATCAACAGGTGGGTCTGGGGCAGCTGCTCTGCGTGTCACACAGGGAAGGCAACTGTTTGTGTGTCCCAGTTCTTGGTGGCCCTTGAGCTGgatgtgctgagcagagctgCAGACATTACATCTCCCTCTTGTTTCTCCTGCGTCTTATTCAGGGTGCATGGACACCACCCCACCCCAAACCTTGTCTGTTCTGGTGCAGGTACGGATTCAACAGCCATGGCCATGCTGCGGTGGAGCGCAGGCTGCGGGCCCGCCACGAGACACAGCTCAGGCTCACGGGTGGTGAGACAAGCTCATAAGCCTTTGTTCTTAGGGTCTGTGGGCTGGACTTGGGGGTCCCGGGTGGCTGTAGGCCAGGAGAGGGGCGTAACACCAGCACCCAGGCGCAGGAGAGCCCTGGCCAGAGGGAGGTGTGTTCGGATGGCAGGAACCctcctggggctgcaggcttCCCGTGTGGGGCTGCGACCAACTGCCTTTTTCTCTGTGGTAGAGGCTCTCCATGCTGCTTTGGGCAGGACGTGCCTGCTCAGGCTAGCCAGAGCCACAGGTCCCCAGCTGGGCGGTTTCTGAGGGCAGCGCCACAGTGCCGGGAGGTGCTGAGCAGGGCAGCTGTGGTAACAGGACAGTCCTGGGCCCACGCTGTGAAATATTTGGGCTGCATATTCTCATCTTGATTTTAGCTGGTCCTGGGCCCTCCCTTGTCAAACATTCTGGTCCCTTGGGTGGTGGTTGGTCCTGCTGCCCTGGTTCAGCCATGCCTGTGTTCCAGCGGGGATGCCCCTTGGAGTCAACCTGGGCAAGAACAAGAGCTCCACCGATGCTGCAGCTGACTATGTGGCTGGGGTGCGGATGCTGGGCCCTTTGGCTGACTACCTGGTTGTGAATGTGTCCAGCCCGAACACTCCAGGGCTGCGGGACCTGCAGGGCAAGGCTGAGCTGCGGGACCTGCTGACCAAGGTGCGTGACACTCACAGCCAGCCCAGAGCACAGctgcagccctggatgcatcctgtccccagcagcacccGCTCTGCTCCAGCCAGGCATTTGCCCAGCACAGGGAGGAGTGTGATGGCTCCCTGGTGTGGTGGCAGAGCCACTAAGATTTCCCCTGGtcagctgctggttcctgggactGCTGTGCTCCATCAAAGGGCACATAAGCAGCGAGGCATTGCCCTTCACTCTGCTCTGGCAAGGGGGAAGCGGGCCACCCGCCCCACAGTGTCAGGAGTGGCTGTGGGTCCTGCGTGGGTCATGTGCCCTGGCCCCTGTGCCGCAGGGTGTCCGTCCCATCAGCAGTGCCACACCAGGAGAGCAGCgcctgtccctgtgctgctggctgcaggtgtccCCCGGCCCGGGGCAGGACCTGTTCTCTTCCCACACAGGTGCTGGCGGAGAGGGATGCGCTGCCCTGTGAGCGCAAGCCAGCTGTGCTGGTGAAGATTGCCCCTGACCTCACCACGCAGGACAAGCAGGACATCGCCAGCATCATCTGCGAGGTGAGGTGCCGGAAGCGGAGGCTGACGGGGGGCTGGGATGGGTCCCTCCTGCCTCACCTCACATAACACAAGGGCGGGACCATGCTGCTCCTGGCAAGTCACCACTCTGAAggaacaggagctgcagctctctgGGTAGCTGATTCTGTGAGGGCCTGTGTGCGTCACCTGGACCTTGAGGATGGTGCAGGTGGTGAGGGGCAgctgctttgtccccaggcagGGTGCTGAGACACCTGCCAGGGAGGATCTGGCCTGGCAACCTGGGCATGAGGGTTGGGGACAGCTCGTGGCAGCCATGTCCTCATGCTGCTGCCCCTCAGCTGGGTGTGGACGGGCTGATTGTCAGCAACACCACCGTGAGCCGCCCCAGCAGCCTCCGCAGCCCGCAGCGCACAGAGCCCGGGGGACTCAGCGGGAAGCCCCTGCGGGAGCTCTCCACACAGACCATCAGGGAGATGTACTCCCTCACCCGAGGTAGGGGCAGAGCAGGCGGGAGGGATGTGCTGGTGTCACCCGTGCTGTCCTGACCGCACACCTGCCCGCAGGCCAGGTGCCCATcatcggggtggggggggtgagTAGCGGGCGTGATGCCCTGGAGAAGATCCGCGCTGGAGCCTCGCTGGTGCAGATGTACACAGCACTGGTGTACCGGGGGCCACCGGTGGTGGGAGCAGTGAAGcgggagctggagcagctgctcagGTGAGCGAGGGGCCCAGTGCCTCTGCAGGGAGCCCTGGCCAGGGCAGCTCTGGGCAACACTTGCTGGTGCCTGGGCAacagcaggacagggctgggccAGCCTGGCTGTCATGTACCTGATGATCCCAACCCTGATCAGGGAGCAGGGGTTCCAGAATGTCATGGAGGCGGTTGGAGCAGATCACCGGTGCTGACATGATGCAGGACCAAGGTCTAGGAGGAGCCAAGGTCAAGCAGGGACAGGTCTGACACTGCAGTGCTGGGCAGGCTGGGCCTGAGCCAGGGTcctggtgccagtccctgggaagaGTCAGTGGGGGTGAAGCTGGGCCTGCACTGGTGGGGAGCAAGGCAGGGGACTGGTGCTGCTGTCCAGGGCTGTGGTTTGGTTTTCCCATGGGCTGGGCTCCCAGTGGAAACCAGTGCTGGGTCAGGCTGTGCTGGGTGGTGAGGAAGGCCTggagctgccctgctgctgctgctgctgcagcacatccCCAGGAGCACACATCTTCCCCATGCCGTTGCCCAGAGCCACAGACAGGAGGTCCCAGCTGCCAGGGCCCCACAGCCCACGCCATCTGCTCTGCCTGGTGCTTGGTCCTCCCGCTCCACAACCTTGCAGGAGCCTctgccccctgccctcccctctgcACAGGGTATTGTAATAAAACTCCAGGCCCTGGGTCCTGCCCCAGTGTCAATAAAAGTTTAGCTCACCTGGTCCCATGTGCTGCTCTGAGGACACCCTGGGGTCGGATGGTCACAGCCTGGCTCCCCTCAGCCAAGTGGGAGCAGCTCTCCATGTTGTTCCTGGTTGGTGTATCTTCTCCTGGAGGCAGAAGCCGCAGAGTAGCTGAGCTCTGGGCTGGATCCACACAAAGCTCACCATGGCTTCCCTCGCAGAGACCTGCCTGCGGCTGGGCTGCCGGGAGGTGCTGAGCACCATTTTCTCCCCTTCCTGCCAGTATGTAGGCGTTTGGAGAGCACTGCAGTTGTGCCCTGTCTCTTGTTACGGAAAGACCCTGTTTGTTCACACTTTTGGAGGCTGCTGGTTTTGTCTTTGGGCCCTCTGGCTTCAACTGCTGCTTTGCCCTGGACTCCCTGCAGTTGTTTCCAGCCTTTCTTGAGCAACACAGCTTGGCCAGGACACGCTGTTCCCTCTGCAGCCTCACAATCCACCCTGCCCAGCAGGATTGCATCACAGCACAGGTCATGGGAGCAGCAGGACTGCTCATCCAGGGCTGTCACccacctgctcctgctgcagtccTCTGCGCCAGCCGCTGCTCCACAGACCCTGCTTTTGCTGGTGGTGCTTGCTGCTGCTCTTGCGGGGCTGTGACCTGCTT is part of the Patagioenas fasciata isolate bPatFas1 chromosome 13, bPatFas1.hap1, whole genome shotgun sequence genome and harbors:
- the DHODH gene encoding dihydroorotate dehydrogenase (quinone), mitochondrial isoform X9, which encodes MAAPLRGRLRVLAAALGGCGLLLGSALAAGDERLYAAAVMPALRALPPEAAHGLALRAAALGLLPPARTDGPALEVRVLGQRFRNPVGLAAGFDKQGEAVDGLYKMGFGFVEVGTVTPQPQEGNARPRVFRLVEDEAVINRYGFNSHGHAAVERRLRARHETQLRLTGAGMPLGVNLGKNKSSTDAAADYVAGVRMLGPLADYLVVNVSSPNTPGLRDLQGKAELRDLLTKVLAERDALPCERKPAVLVKIAPDLTTQDKQDIASIICELGVDGLIVSNTTVSRPSSLRSPQRTEPGGLSGKPLRELSTQTIREMYSLTRGQVPIIGVGGVSSGRDALEKIRAGASLVQMYTALVYRGPPVVGAVKRELEQLLRPAVLLIAGLAWTVVETAAATEWSCAKPTEIEHGHVKHLIKYHCDPYYQLRGSSNGTVKCDKDHEWLSPDAGKEVPVCEPVCGRPKNPPRQLQRIIGGLLARKGSFPWQGRLVTRHNLTVGATLISDQWLLTTGRNVYLNHSENTKPEEIAPTLQLYLGSREQPALAIERVVLHPGYPAAVDLALLKLKQKVLLGEEVMPICLPQKDYVQPGRVGYVSGWGRGATFAFTTMLKYVMLPVADGESCRQYYGARNASYWVQPILSNDTFCVGLSELREDTCYGDAGGAFVVQDEADGAWYAAGILSHDKSCAASKFSVYVDVRRVLAWIRETVVAG
- the DHODH gene encoding dihydroorotate dehydrogenase (quinone), mitochondrial isoform X1, with the protein product MAAPLRGRLRVLAAALGGCGLLLGSALAAGDERLYAAAVMPALRALPPEAAHGLALRAAALGLLPPARTDGPALEVRVLGQRFRNPVGLAAGFDKQGEAVDGLYKMGFGFVEVGTVTPQPQEGNARPRVFRLVEDEAVINRYGFNSHGHAAVERRLRARHETQLRLTGAGMPLGVNLGKNKSSTDAAADYVAGVRMLGPLADYLVVNVSSPNTPGLRDLQGKAELRDLLTKVLAERDALPCERKPAVLVKIAPDLTTQDKQDIASIICELGVDGLIVSNTTVSRPSSLRSPQRTEPGGLSGKPLRELSTQTIREMYSLTRGQVPIIGVGGVSSGRDALEKIRAGASLVQMYTALVYRGPPVVGAVKRELEQLLRPAVLLIAGLAWTVVETAAATGTTQGTVKCDKDHEWLSPDAGKEVPVCEPVCGRPKNPPRQLQRIIGGLLARKGSFPWQGRLVTRHNLTVGATLISDQWLLTTGRNVYLNHSENTKPEEIAPTLQLYLGSREQPALAIERVVLHPGYPAAVDLALLKLKQKVLLGEEVMPICLPQKDYVQPGRVGYVSGWGRGATFAFTTMLKYVMLPVADGESCRQYYGARNASYWVQPILSNDTFCVGLSELREDTCYGDAGGAFVVQDEADGAWYAAGILSHDKSCAASKFSVYVDVRRVLAWIRETVVAG
- the DHODH gene encoding dihydroorotate dehydrogenase (quinone), mitochondrial isoform X2, translating into MAAPLRGRLRVLAAALGGCGLLLGSALAAGDERLYAAAVMPALRALPPEAAHGLALRAAALGLLPPARTDGPALEVRVLGQRFRNPVGLAAGFDKQGEAVDGLYKMGFGFVEVGTVTPQPQEGNARPRVFRLVEDEAVINRYGFNSHGHAAVERRLRARHETQLRLTGAGMPLGVNLGKNKSSTDAAADYVAGVRMLGPLADYLVVNVSSPNTPGLRDLQGKAELRDLLTKVLAERDALPCERKPAVLVKIAPDLTTQDKQDIASIICELGVDGLIVSNTTVSRPSSLRSPQRTEPGGLSGKPLRELSTQTIREMYSLTRGQVPIIGVGGVSSGRDALEKIRAGASLVQMYTALVYRGPPVVGAVKRELEQLLRPAVLLIAGLAWTVVETAAATGTVKCDKDHEWLSPDAGKEVPVCEPVCGRPKNPPRQLQRIIGGLLARKGSFPWQGRLVTRHNLTVGATLISDQWLLTTGRNVYLNHSENTKPEEIAPTLQLYLGSREQPALAIERVVLHPGYPAAVDLALLKLKQKVLLGEEVMPICLPQKDYVQPGRVGYVSGWGRGATFAFTTMLKYVMLPVADGESCRQYYGARNASYWVQPILSNDTFCVGLSELREDTCYGDAGGAFVVQDEADGAWYAAGILSHDKSCAASKFSVYVDVRRVLAWIRETVVAG
- the DHODH gene encoding dihydroorotate dehydrogenase (quinone), mitochondrial isoform X5; this translates as MAAPLRGRLRVLAAALGGCGLLLGSALAAGDERLYAAAVMPALRALPPEAAHGLALRAAALGLLPPARTDGPALEVRVLGQRFRNPVGLAAGFDKQGEAVDGLYKMGFGFVEVGTVTPQPQEGNARPRVFRLVEDEAVINRYGFNSHGHAAVERRLRARHETQLRLTGAGMPLGVNLGKNKSSTDAAADYVAGVRMLGPLADYLVVNVSSPNTPGLRDLQGKAELRDLLTKVLAERDALPCERKPAVLVKIAPDLTTQDKQDIASIICELGVDGLIVSNTTVSRPSSLRSPQRTEPGGLSGKPLRELSTQTIREMYSLTRGQVPIIGVGGVSSGRDALEKIRAGASLVQMYTALVYRGPPVVGAVKRELEQLLREQGFQNVMEAVGADHRC
- the DHODH gene encoding dihydroorotate dehydrogenase (quinone), mitochondrial isoform X3 gives rise to the protein MAAPLREVRVLGQRFRNPVGLAAGFDKQGEAVDGLYKMGFGFVEVGTVTPQPQEGNARPRVFRLVEDEAVINRYGFNSHGHAAVERRLRARHETQLRLTGAGMPLGVNLGKNKSSTDAAADYVAGVRMLGPLADYLVVNVSSPNTPGLRDLQGKAELRDLLTKVLAERDALPCERKPAVLVKIAPDLTTQDKQDIASIICELGVDGLIVSNTTVSRPSSLRSPQRTEPGGLSGKPLRELSTQTIREMYSLTRGQVPIIGVGGVSSGRDALEKIRAGASLVQMYTALVYRGPPVVGAVKRELEQLLRPAVLLIAGLAWTVVETAAATGTTQGTVKCDKDHEWLSPDAGKEVPVCEPVCGRPKNPPRQLQRIIGGLLARKGSFPWQGRLVTRHNLTVGATLISDQWLLTTGRNVYLNHSENTKPEEIAPTLQLYLGSREQPALAIERVVLHPGYPAAVDLALLKLKQKVLLGEEVMPICLPQKDYVQPGRVGYVSGWGRGATFAFTTMLKYVMLPVADGESCRQYYGARNASYWVQPILSNDTFCVGLSELREDTCYGDAGGAFVVQDEADGAWYAAGILSHDKSCAASKFSVYVDVRRVLAWIRETVVAG